A stretch of the Actinomyces faecalis genome encodes the following:
- a CDS encoding metal-dependent transcriptional regulator yields the protein MSELIDTTEMYLKTVYELEEDGVLPLRARIVERLDHSGPTVSQTVARMERDGLMKVAEDRSLELTEEGRRRATEVIRKHRLAERLLLDVIGLDRRLVHEEACRWEHVMSEQVEERLLQILGDVATDPFGNPIPELMTEHPRPASDEVSSDRAVRAGRQDGVVVRVGEPIQAEAEVIARLEDAGVVAGAQVSLRASSSGGVRVVCCEGEPVVLPGDLARHLFLAV from the coding sequence ATGAGTGAGCTGATCGACACCACCGAGATGTACCTCAAGACCGTCTACGAGCTTGAGGAGGACGGCGTCCTGCCGCTGCGCGCACGCATCGTGGAGCGCCTGGACCACTCCGGGCCGACTGTCTCCCAGACGGTGGCACGCATGGAGCGTGACGGCCTGATGAAGGTGGCGGAGGACCGCTCGCTGGAGCTGACCGAGGAGGGACGACGTCGGGCTACCGAGGTGATCCGCAAGCACCGACTTGCTGAAAGGCTGCTTCTGGACGTCATCGGTCTCGACAGGCGGCTGGTTCACGAGGAGGCCTGCCGCTGGGAGCACGTGATGAGCGAGCAGGTCGAGGAGCGGCTGCTCCAGATCCTGGGTGACGTGGCGACTGACCCTTTCGGCAACCCGATTCCCGAGCTGATGACCGAGCACCCTCGGCCGGCCTCGGACGAGGTCAGCTCGGACCGTGCCGTGCGCGCAGGGCGTCAGGACGGCGTCGTCGTGCGGGTCGGCGAGCCGATCCAGGCGGAGGCGGAGGTCATCGCTCGCCTCGAGGACGCCGGCGTCGTCGCGGGTGCGCAGGTCAGTCTGCGTGCCTCCTCCAGCGGAGGGGTGCGCGTGGTGTGCTGCGAGGGTGAGCCGGTCGTTCTTCCGGGCGACCTCGCTCGCCACCTGTTCCTGGCTGTCTGA
- a CDS encoding NAD(P)-dependent oxidoreductase, giving the protein MKILLTSSGYIDPAPIRDAGHEVVLFDESSPVPPDHRDAEAMVLWGGGGSGHGAVLREMPGYLTHLRWIQTLAAGPDNVLAAGFPPSVAITSGRHFHDATVSEHALALTLGCLRRLPQAVRAAERGEWDRELGGAKPVHDPERLTTLLGARALVWGFGAIGQATARLLSAFGAQVRGVAHSAGERAGFEVLAVDQIEQALPATDLLVMVLPSASDTAGALSRERLALLPSRAVVVNVGRGTTVDQEALEEALREGRIAAAGLDVTDPEPLPASSSLWSAPNLLLTPHAAGGRVVGATERIIANAAVVEATPVGEPLTGLEALVTR; this is encoded by the coding sequence ATGAAGATCCTGCTGACCTCCTCGGGCTACATCGACCCTGCTCCGATCCGTGACGCCGGCCACGAGGTGGTCCTCTTTGACGAGAGTAGTCCCGTCCCGCCCGACCACCGGGACGCCGAGGCGATGGTCCTGTGGGGAGGGGGCGGGAGCGGGCACGGTGCCGTGCTGCGCGAGATGCCCGGCTACCTCACCCACCTGCGCTGGATCCAGACCCTGGCCGCAGGCCCGGACAACGTCCTGGCAGCCGGGTTCCCGCCCTCGGTGGCCATCACCTCAGGGCGCCACTTCCACGACGCCACTGTCTCCGAGCACGCGCTGGCCCTCACGCTGGGCTGCCTGCGCCGCCTCCCGCAGGCGGTACGCGCGGCCGAGCGCGGCGAGTGGGACCGCGAGCTGGGCGGGGCCAAGCCGGTCCACGACCCGGAGCGCCTGACCACCCTGCTCGGCGCCCGCGCCCTGGTGTGGGGCTTCGGCGCCATCGGGCAGGCGACGGCGAGGCTGCTGAGCGCCTTCGGGGCGCAGGTGCGCGGCGTGGCACACAGCGCGGGCGAGCGCGCGGGATTCGAGGTGCTCGCCGTCGACCAGATCGAGCAGGCCCTGCCTGCCACCGACCTGCTGGTCATGGTGCTTCCCTCTGCCTCGGACACCGCCGGCGCCCTGTCCCGCGAGCGACTGGCCCTGCTGCCCTCGCGTGCCGTCGTGGTCAACGTCGGTCGCGGCACGACGGTGGACCAGGAGGCGCTGGAGGAGGCACTGCGCGAGGGCCGGATCGCCGCGGCCGGCCTGGACGTGACCGACCCGGAGCCTCTGCCCGCTAGCTCCTCGCTGTGGAGCGCACCGAACCTGCTCCTGACCCCTCACGCTGCTGGTGGCAGGGTGGTGGGCGCCACGGAGCGCATCATCGCTAACGCCGCCGTCGTGGAGGCGACACCGGTAGGTGAGCCGCTGACTGGCCTGGAGGCGCTGGTCACCCGCTAG
- a CDS encoding MFS transporter, with protein sequence MSATFESLKFHNYRIWFFAALVANTGSWMQRVAQDWLVLRVLTDDSASATGLTTALQFLPALLFSAHAGLLADRVDQRRFLILTQLSMGLVSLVLGVDVILGHAELWHVYLAAFVSGVAGAYDSPARQIFVARMVPGDYLSNAVGLNSASFNAARLIGPAVSGLAIAWVGPGWVFIVNALTFLFPTLALATMRVRDLYTVPRAARAKGQLREGLAYVLRRSDIVVIIVVISVVSMLTLNFQVTMAAMVRSAFNLESDAYGNISSIFAVGSLAGALWAARRKAPRVRTLIVATFFLGVFTLLMAVAPSYPLFALSSIPVGLCVLTVLTSANQTVQLTTDPAMRGRVMSIYMMFFLGTTPIGSPLIGWVSDQWGPRSAVAVGGVAAVVIALLASLWARRHWHVNLSYSSTRPFLSTVGPRERASLTHPGPLAGEEVEGAGAELLTEAEAAREHDGDDAAAGTGR encoded by the coding sequence GTGTCCGCCACCTTTGAGTCACTGAAGTTCCACAACTACCGCATCTGGTTCTTTGCAGCCCTGGTGGCCAATACCGGTTCATGGATGCAGCGAGTGGCTCAGGACTGGCTGGTGCTACGAGTCCTGACGGACGACTCAGCCTCGGCCACGGGCCTCACCACGGCCCTGCAGTTCCTGCCGGCCCTGCTCTTCTCAGCCCATGCGGGCCTGCTGGCTGACCGTGTGGACCAGCGCAGGTTCCTCATCCTCACCCAGCTCTCCATGGGACTGGTCTCCCTGGTGCTGGGGGTGGACGTCATCCTCGGTCACGCCGAGCTCTGGCACGTCTACCTTGCCGCCTTCGTCTCAGGGGTGGCTGGCGCCTACGACTCCCCGGCCCGCCAGATCTTCGTGGCGCGCATGGTCCCTGGCGACTACCTGTCCAACGCAGTGGGACTGAACTCCGCCTCCTTCAACGCTGCCAGGCTCATCGGCCCTGCGGTCTCGGGGCTGGCGATCGCCTGGGTCGGCCCGGGGTGGGTCTTCATCGTCAACGCCCTGACCTTCCTCTTCCCCACCCTGGCGCTGGCGACCATGCGGGTGCGCGACCTCTACACGGTCCCGCGCGCAGCCCGGGCCAAGGGACAGCTGCGTGAGGGACTGGCCTACGTGCTGCGCCGCAGCGACATCGTGGTCATCATCGTGGTCATCTCGGTGGTCTCGATGCTCACCCTGAACTTCCAGGTGACTATGGCGGCGATGGTGCGCAGCGCCTTCAACCTGGAGTCCGACGCCTACGGCAACATCTCCTCGATCTTCGCCGTGGGCTCGCTGGCCGGCGCGCTGTGGGCCGCGCGTCGCAAGGCTCCTCGCGTACGCACGCTCATCGTGGCGACCTTCTTCCTGGGCGTGTTCACCCTGCTCATGGCCGTGGCACCGAGCTATCCGCTGTTCGCCCTGTCCTCGATCCCGGTGGGCCTGTGCGTGCTCACGGTGCTCACCAGCGCCAACCAGACGGTGCAGCTGACGACCGACCCGGCGATGCGCGGACGGGTCATGAGCATCTACATGATGTTCTTCCTGGGGACCACGCCGATCGGATCGCCGCTGATCGGCTGGGTCTCGGACCAGTGGGGGCCGCGTTCGGCTGTCGCCGTGGGTGGCGTGGCAGCCGTGGTCATCGCGCTGCTGGCCTCCCTGTGGGCCCGTCGCCACTGGCACGTGAACCTGTCCTACTCCTCCACCCGCCCCTTCCTGTCCACGGTCGGGCCGCGTGAGCGTGCCAGCCTCACCCACCCCGGCCCGCTGGCGGGCGAGGAGGTCGAGGGTGCAGGAGCCGAGCTGCTCACCGAGGCCGAGGCCGCGCGTGAGCACGACGGGGACGACGCCGCCGCCGGCACCGGGCGCTGA
- a CDS encoding NCS2 family permease, with protein sequence MSARTTSPRPSAAAAPTGALDRFFHITERGSTVAREVRGGLVTFFTMSYILVLNPLILSTPHDGIAPLGTTEQIAAGTAFIAGIMTILMGVVANFPMALAAGLGINAMIAYTLVGMNGMTYADAMGLVVIEGVIILVLVLTGFREAVFKAVPAHLKTAISVGIGLFIALIGLVDAKVVRAGGTPLELGLGGSLQGWPVLVFLFGLFLILVLHVRKVKGAILIGIIASTVLAAVIEAVARLGAFDAEANPTGWSLSVPALEGSPVGLPSLATLGHFSLLGSIEKVGIVSVVLLVFSLMLADFFDTMGTMVAIGAEGDLLDDKGNPPRTREILVVDSVAAITGGMGGVSSNTSYVESAAGVGEGARTGLASVVTGIAFLASMFIAPIVSMVPYEAATPALVVVGFLMMTQVTDIDWKSPEVALPAFITIIMMPFSYSITNGIGAGFIAYLVVQLARGKAKHLHPLMWLACVLFVIYFTLTPIKAILGIA encoded by the coding sequence GTGAGTGCACGAACCACATCCCCCCGTCCCAGCGCCGCGGCTGCCCCGACCGGCGCGCTTGACCGTTTCTTCCACATCACCGAGCGCGGTTCCACCGTGGCTCGTGAGGTACGAGGCGGGCTCGTCACCTTCTTCACGATGAGCTACATCCTCGTCCTCAACCCCCTCATCCTCTCCACCCCCCACGACGGCATCGCGCCGCTGGGCACCACTGAGCAGATTGCCGCCGGCACCGCGTTCATCGCCGGCATCATGACGATCCTCATGGGCGTGGTGGCCAACTTCCCGATGGCCCTGGCCGCAGGACTGGGCATCAACGCGATGATCGCCTACACGCTGGTAGGCATGAACGGCATGACCTACGCCGACGCCATGGGCCTGGTGGTCATCGAGGGCGTCATCATCCTCGTCCTGGTCCTCACCGGCTTCCGTGAGGCCGTCTTCAAGGCGGTACCCGCGCACCTGAAGACGGCGATCAGCGTGGGGATCGGCCTGTTCATCGCGCTCATCGGCCTGGTGGACGCCAAGGTCGTGCGTGCTGGCGGCACCCCGCTGGAGCTGGGCCTGGGCGGCTCGCTGCAGGGCTGGCCCGTGCTGGTCTTCCTCTTCGGCCTCTTCCTCATCCTCGTGCTGCACGTGCGCAAGGTGAAGGGCGCCATCCTCATCGGCATCATCGCCTCCACCGTCCTGGCGGCCGTTATCGAGGCAGTCGCCCGCCTGGGCGCCTTCGACGCCGAGGCCAACCCCACGGGCTGGTCGCTGTCCGTGCCCGCTCTGGAGGGCTCGCCGGTGGGGCTGCCCTCCCTGGCTACGCTGGGCCACTTCAGCCTGCTGGGCTCGATCGAGAAGGTCGGCATCGTCTCCGTCGTGCTGCTCGTCTTCTCCCTCATGCTCGCTGACTTCTTCGACACCATGGGCACGATGGTGGCCATCGGTGCCGAGGGCGACCTGCTGGACGACAAGGGCAACCCGCCGCGCACCCGCGAGATCCTCGTGGTCGACTCTGTGGCTGCCATCACCGGTGGTATGGGTGGTGTCTCCTCCAACACCTCCTACGTCGAGTCCGCCGCGGGCGTGGGAGAGGGCGCGCGCACCGGCCTGGCCTCCGTGGTCACCGGTATCGCCTTCCTGGCGAGCATGTTCATCGCGCCGATCGTCTCGATGGTGCCCTACGAGGCTGCCACCCCGGCGCTGGTGGTGGTCGGCTTCCTCATGATGACCCAGGTGACGGACATCGACTGGAAGTCCCCGGAGGTCGCCCTACCGGCCTTCATCACGATCATCATGATGCCCTTCTCCTACTCCATCACCAACGGCATCGGCGCCGGCTTCATCGCCTACCTCGTGGTGCAGCTGGCGCGCGGCAAGGCCAAGCACCTCCACCCGCTGATGTGGCTGGCCTGCGTCCTGTTCGTCATCTACTTCACGCTGACCCCGATCAAGGCGATCCTCGGTATCGCCTGA
- a CDS encoding DUF3027 domain-containing protein, with protein MTRTATEPETATATETGHPAPGQVGTLADPATASLDRPGSLPTKQQAAAAAKDKVLSSPAAVELAHEFLGQITEPLSVGAHMGARREGERVVTHLFECNLAGYRGWRWAVTLTRPPRARSATVCEMELLPGEEAILAPAWIPWADRLQPGDVSRSDRLPRRETDERLEPGWEATGEEEGDVVGTDALDFGRARVLSAEGVQRAAQRWYDGDHGPEADGVRKAHAACATCGFLVPLAGPLRNVFGICANEWAADDGRVVSLDHGCGAHSETDLPDQGPEWPVTPSRLDEAAMEPLGTDGTSIRGGRNQAEEVEASSTQEQTQANAGDGQAEGARDSVTQSQEADQDRDDADNADDAAAPAQQEPAGRSKRSARPAGRSTRTSRARSSRAAGSRSRKPEAETASATHEAEQDEVEDSSSRQRHASALDAVAELAAATAHEHEDAPRTVPTTLDELEAQLPFGG; from the coding sequence GTGACACGTACCGCGACTGAGCCCGAGACAGCCACCGCCACCGAGACCGGACACCCGGCTCCCGGCCAGGTCGGTACCCTCGCGGACCCCGCGACGGCCTCCCTCGACCGCCCGGGCAGCCTGCCGACCAAGCAGCAGGCCGCAGCCGCGGCCAAGGACAAGGTCCTCAGCTCCCCGGCCGCCGTCGAGCTGGCGCACGAGTTCCTGGGACAGATCACCGAGCCCCTGAGCGTGGGTGCCCACATGGGTGCCCGTCGCGAGGGCGAGCGCGTGGTCACCCACCTGTTTGAGTGCAACCTCGCCGGGTACCGAGGCTGGCGCTGGGCCGTGACGCTGACGCGCCCTCCGCGTGCCCGCAGCGCCACGGTGTGCGAGATGGAGCTGCTCCCCGGTGAGGAGGCGATCCTCGCCCCGGCGTGGATCCCGTGGGCGGACCGTCTCCAGCCCGGGGACGTCTCGCGCTCCGACCGGCTGCCGCGTCGTGAGACCGACGAGCGCCTGGAGCCCGGGTGGGAGGCGACCGGTGAGGAGGAGGGCGACGTCGTCGGCACTGACGCCCTGGACTTCGGCCGCGCACGCGTGCTCTCTGCCGAGGGCGTGCAGCGTGCCGCCCAGCGCTGGTACGACGGCGACCACGGTCCTGAGGCGGACGGTGTGCGCAAGGCCCACGCCGCCTGCGCCACCTGCGGCTTCCTCGTCCCGCTGGCCGGGCCGCTGCGCAACGTCTTCGGCATCTGTGCCAACGAGTGGGCGGCCGACGACGGACGCGTGGTCTCTCTGGACCACGGCTGCGGCGCCCACTCGGAGACCGACCTTCCTGACCAGGGACCGGAGTGGCCGGTGACGCCCTCACGTCTGGACGAGGCGGCGATGGAGCCGCTGGGTACGGACGGCACCTCGATCCGCGGCGGGCGCAACCAGGCCGAGGAGGTTGAGGCCTCCTCCACGCAGGAGCAGACCCAGGCCAACGCCGGGGACGGGCAGGCCGAGGGGGCACGAGACAGCGTCACGCAGTCCCAGGAGGCCGATCAGGACCGTGACGACGCCGACAACGCCGACGACGCGGCAGCTCCCGCGCAGCAGGAGCCCGCTGGGCGATCCAAGCGGTCGGCGCGCCCTGCCGGTCGGAGCACGCGCACGAGCCGGGCGCGCAGCAGCCGGGCAGCGGGGTCCCGCAGCCGCAAGCCTGAGGCTGAGACGGCCAGCGCCACGCACGAGGCCGAGCAGGACGAGGTCGAGGACAGCTCCTCGCGCCAGCGGCACGCCTCGGCGCTGGACGCCGTCGCTGAGCTTGCGGCAGCCACGGCGCACGAGCACGAGGACGCTCCCCGCACGGTTCCCACGACCCTGGACGAGCTGGAGGCCCAGCTGCCCTTCGGTGGCTAG
- a CDS encoding helicase-associated domain-containing protein, which translates to MSTPGTSRSARPRAGAAPGQDTAWPDHPSGAVASTDDLAAHLTARSDSEVAELLQARRDLISPPSSSFTALAARAGGRPSVEVALADMGSVPLAVAQAVVSLGTQEPAAVASATGIGTDDVGAALGRLRRLALVVEAGPVVGLAESFGPRPEVPQAPVAPRAEDLETQDAAAVADQASRAAEEIVRLVTVLLEEWGREGGAILRTGGVGVRVLSRTAQALDLTPEATATVIELAAGAGLLGLDEDGASWVPSAQAAAWRAAGLPERWAPLVLAWATSARTPWLVGTREDDGTLRPVLGEDVEAGWARALRARVLALMASLPIGTVLTPTWVRQALTYARPRRVVPEGAVTAVLAEAEVLGLTGGGTPSDAAARLARGLREAGTAVDEEPQVRDRVLGELEEALAADLSTPVDVLLVQSDLTAIVPGRPEPALGELLERSSVVESRGGALTVRFTPQSVRGALDVGMSAEELTAALERYSPSPLPSALTVLVQDAARHHGAVRVREVASVLRVADPAAAAGLVADARLAELELDELAPGVLTSSAPAGQVLRLIRSTGGAPVLEDAHGALLLATSQAPSRRGGQAPEAARPGAGGPVRRRRPSARDLAVLVGRMRAGEQARTDAGLGRGAATDPVHALALLRQARASRSRLRLRLAGQDGSVQERRVRVLAVEPGRVRLADVVRETELTVAVHRIVGVEEE; encoded by the coding sequence ATGAGCACCCCAGGTACCTCCCGCTCCGCCCGCCCGCGCGCAGGCGCCGCCCCCGGGCAGGACACGGCGTGGCCGGACCATCCCTCAGGCGCCGTCGCGAGCACCGACGACCTCGCCGCCCACCTGACCGCCCGCTCTGACTCCGAGGTCGCCGAGCTCCTCCAGGCCCGCCGCGACCTCATCTCCCCGCCGTCGTCCTCCTTCACCGCCCTGGCCGCTCGCGCCGGCGGGCGCCCCAGCGTCGAGGTCGCGCTCGCGGACATGGGGTCTGTGCCCCTGGCCGTGGCTCAGGCCGTGGTGTCGCTGGGGACCCAGGAGCCCGCGGCTGTCGCCAGTGCCACGGGTATCGGGACTGACGACGTCGGTGCGGCGCTGGGGCGGCTGCGCCGCCTGGCGCTGGTGGTCGAGGCCGGACCGGTGGTCGGCCTGGCCGAGTCCTTCGGGCCCCGGCCCGAGGTGCCGCAGGCTCCCGTCGCGCCGAGGGCCGAGGACCTGGAGACCCAGGACGCGGCCGCGGTGGCGGACCAGGCCTCGCGTGCTGCTGAGGAGATCGTCCGTCTGGTGACCGTCCTGCTGGAGGAGTGGGGTCGCGAGGGCGGCGCCATCCTGCGCACCGGTGGCGTGGGCGTCAGGGTGCTGAGCAGGACCGCGCAGGCGCTGGACCTGACGCCGGAGGCGACCGCGACCGTCATCGAGCTCGCCGCGGGCGCCGGCCTGCTGGGGCTGGACGAGGACGGGGCGAGCTGGGTCCCCTCGGCCCAGGCCGCGGCGTGGCGTGCGGCTGGGCTTCCCGAGCGCTGGGCGCCGTTGGTGCTGGCCTGGGCCACCAGCGCCCGCACCCCCTGGCTGGTTGGTACCCGGGAAGATGACGGCACACTGCGGCCGGTCCTGGGTGAGGACGTCGAGGCCGGCTGGGCCCGGGCGCTGCGCGCCCGCGTGCTCGCGCTCATGGCGTCGCTGCCGATCGGGACGGTGCTGACCCCGACCTGGGTGCGTCAGGCACTGACCTATGCCCGGCCGCGCCGCGTCGTGCCTGAGGGCGCCGTCACTGCCGTCCTGGCCGAGGCGGAGGTCCTGGGACTGACCGGGGGAGGCACGCCGTCGGATGCTGCTGCGCGTCTGGCCCGAGGCCTGCGAGAGGCCGGTACTGCCGTTGACGAGGAGCCGCAGGTGCGTGACCGCGTCCTGGGCGAGCTGGAGGAGGCGCTGGCGGCCGACCTGTCCACGCCCGTGGACGTGCTCCTGGTCCAGTCCGACCTCACTGCGATCGTGCCGGGGCGGCCGGAGCCGGCGCTCGGAGAGCTGCTGGAGCGCTCCAGCGTGGTCGAGTCGCGAGGCGGGGCCCTGACCGTGCGCTTCACCCCGCAGTCTGTCCGGGGAGCCCTGGACGTGGGGATGAGCGCGGAGGAGCTGACGGCAGCCTTGGAGCGCTACTCTCCCTCGCCCCTGCCCAGCGCGCTCACGGTCCTGGTCCAGGACGCTGCCCGCCACCACGGCGCAGTACGTGTGCGTGAGGTCGCCTCGGTCCTGCGGGTGGCGGACCCGGCGGCTGCCGCCGGCCTGGTGGCGGACGCGCGCCTGGCCGAGCTGGAGCTCGACGAGCTAGCCCCCGGGGTGCTGACCTCCAGCGCCCCGGCCGGGCAGGTGCTGAGGCTGATCCGGAGCACGGGCGGTGCGCCGGTGCTGGAGGACGCTCACGGTGCGCTGCTGCTGGCGACGTCGCAGGCTCCCTCCCGCCGAGGGGGCCAGGCCCCTGAGGCGGCACGGCCCGGAGCGGGCGGACCGGTGCGACGACGTCGTCCCTCGGCGCGCGACCTGGCCGTGCTCGTGGGGCGGATGCGGGCGGGGGAGCAGGCCCGGACCGACGCCGGCCTGGGCAGGGGAGCGGCGACGGACCCGGTCCACGCCCTCGCCCTGCTGCGCCAGGCGCGGGCCTCGCGCTCGCGGCTGCGGCTGAGGCTGGCGGGACAGGACGGCAGCGTGCAGGAGCGACGCGTGCGGGTCCTGGCCGTCGAGCCCGGGCGAGTACGTCTGGCTGACGTCGTGCGTGAGACCGAGCTGACGGTGGCGGTCCACCGCATCGTCGGTGTCGAGGAGGAGTAG